One region of Streptomyces sp. NBC_00442 genomic DNA includes:
- a CDS encoding DUF6243 family protein: MAKSRNNLLGVGGQRKKVSRNGDQGSVQGSAADRRSAVDKKEELLRKMRERANPTTDPTTDPATEAGAS, from the coding sequence ATGGCTAAGAGTCGTAACAACCTGCTCGGTGTTGGTGGACAGCGCAAGAAGGTGTCCCGCAACGGAGACCAGGGCTCGGTCCAGGGGAGCGCGGCGGACCGCAGGTCGGCCGTGGACAAGAAGGAGGAGCTGCTGCGCAAGATGCGCGAGCGCGCCAACCCCACGACGGACCCCACGACGGACCCCGCTACGGAGGCCGGCGCGAGCTGA
- a CDS encoding MFS transporter codes for MPAPPASPAPPAPPAASPVIGPLGLFTVLLGAALPMIDFFIVNVALPSMDSDLAAGPAMLELVVSGYGLAYAVLLVLGGRLGDMAGRRRLFLMGMAAFALTSLACGLAPTAWTLVVARVAQGAAAALMLPQVLATIQATTQGPRRAKAMSLYGATGGLSMVAGQILGGVLVAADIAGTGWRSVFLVNVPVAIVGLVLAVRTVPETRSDRPATIDVAGTLLLALSLLSLLLPLTEGRAAGWPLWTWVSLGVFPFASTAFFLVERRADRRGRTPLVPPSLLETISLRRGLVMVVPFSIGFSGFMFVVAVVLQQGLRMGPVAAGLALVPMALAFFTASLAGPRLIGRFGTRVVSAGGVIQAVGIVVLTLTVWHGWSGLTVVDIAPGVAVAGLGQGLQLPVLIRLMLSDIPADRAGVGGGVVVTTQQSALALGVATLGTLFLALASSLGMRDALVITLLAQLGLIVVTALLGLRLPRVMR; via the coding sequence TTGCCCGCTCCTCCGGCTTCGCCCGCTCCTCCCGCTCCTCCCGCCGCCTCCCCGGTCATCGGGCCCCTCGGGCTGTTCACGGTGCTGCTCGGCGCGGCACTGCCCATGATCGACTTCTTTATCGTCAATGTCGCCCTGCCGTCCATGGACAGCGACCTCGCAGCCGGCCCCGCGATGCTGGAACTCGTGGTCTCCGGGTACGGCCTCGCCTACGCCGTGCTGCTCGTGCTCGGCGGGCGGCTCGGCGACATGGCGGGCCGGCGCAGGCTCTTCCTCATGGGCATGGCGGCGTTCGCCCTCACCTCGCTCGCCTGCGGACTCGCGCCGACCGCCTGGACCCTGGTCGTCGCCCGTGTCGCACAAGGCGCCGCGGCGGCCCTGATGCTGCCGCAGGTCCTGGCCACCATCCAGGCCACCACACAGGGCCCGCGCCGCGCCAAGGCGATGAGCCTGTACGGGGCGACCGGCGGCCTGTCCATGGTCGCCGGACAGATCCTCGGCGGCGTCCTGGTCGCGGCCGACATCGCCGGGACGGGGTGGCGGTCGGTGTTCCTGGTGAACGTGCCGGTCGCGATCGTGGGCCTGGTCCTCGCGGTCCGCACCGTTCCCGAGACCCGCTCGGACCGGCCGGCCACGATCGACGTGGCGGGCACGCTGCTCCTCGCACTGTCCTTGCTGTCGCTGCTGCTCCCGCTGACCGAGGGGCGGGCCGCGGGCTGGCCGCTGTGGACCTGGGTCTCGCTCGGCGTCTTCCCGTTCGCGTCGACCGCGTTCTTCCTGGTCGAGCGGCGCGCGGACCGGCGGGGGCGGACGCCGCTCGTGCCGCCGAGCCTGCTGGAGACCATCTCGCTGCGCCGCGGCCTCGTGATGGTCGTGCCGTTCTCGATCGGCTTCAGCGGCTTCATGTTCGTGGTCGCGGTGGTGCTGCAGCAGGGGCTGCGGATGGGCCCGGTCGCCGCCGGTCTCGCGCTGGTCCCGATGGCGCTCGCCTTCTTCACCGCGTCGCTGGCCGGACCCCGGCTGATCGGCCGGTTCGGGACACGCGTGGTGAGCGCGGGCGGAGTGATCCAGGCCGTGGGCATCGTTGTGCTCACGCTGACCGTGTGGCACGGCTGGTCGGGCCTGACCGTCGTCGACATCGCGCCCGGTGTCGCGGTGGCCGGACTCGGTCAGGGCCTCCAACTCCCGGTCCTCATCCGCCTGATGCTCTCCGACATACCGGCCGACCGGGCCGGGGTGGGCGGCGGCGTGGTGGTCACCACCCAGCAGTCCGCACTCGCCCTCGGCGTGGCCACCCTGGGCACGCTCTTCCTCGCTCTTGCCTCGTCGCTGGGCATGCGCGACGCGCTCGTCATCACGCTCCTCGCCCAGCTCGGCCTCATCGTCGTCACGGCCCTCCTCGGCCTGCGACTGCCGCGCGTCATGCGGTGA
- a CDS encoding MmyB family transcriptional regulator — protein sequence MSTVAPASDVRRHELAEFLRSRRERITPEQVGLPPGRRRRTPGLRREEVAQLSAVGVTWYTWLEQARDIQVSPQVLDALARALLLDPSERSHLFALAGTLDPTPNAPCPRLTPALHAMLDQLGPIPACVQNSRYDILAYNQTYGRLLCDLDALAPEDRNCLWLTFTNADWRASVVDLPDMNRVMAAKFRASMAEHLAEPAWKTLLARLEGASPEFREVWARHEVVNQGGKTKYLRNAHVGLLSVEHTNLWLGPSAGPRLVMYVPCDDETRGRLERLQALAAADRGQALASAGV from the coding sequence ATGAGCACTGTGGCACCGGCGAGCGACGTCCGCCGCCATGAGCTGGCCGAGTTCCTGCGCAGCCGCCGTGAGCGGATCACCCCCGAGCAGGTCGGCCTGCCGCCCGGCCGGCGCCGGCGCACCCCGGGACTGCGCCGCGAGGAGGTCGCACAGCTCTCCGCCGTCGGCGTCACCTGGTACACGTGGCTGGAGCAGGCCCGCGACATCCAGGTCTCCCCGCAGGTCCTCGACGCCCTGGCGCGGGCCCTGCTGCTCGACCCCAGCGAGCGCAGCCACCTCTTCGCGCTGGCCGGCACCCTCGACCCCACACCCAACGCACCGTGCCCGCGCCTCACCCCGGCGCTGCACGCCATGCTCGACCAGCTCGGCCCGATCCCGGCCTGCGTCCAGAACAGCCGCTACGACATCCTCGCGTACAACCAGACGTACGGGCGGCTCCTGTGCGACCTCGACGCGCTGGCGCCCGAGGACCGCAACTGCCTGTGGCTGACCTTCACCAACGCCGACTGGCGGGCCTCCGTCGTCGATCTGCCGGACATGAACCGGGTGATGGCCGCCAAGTTCCGCGCCTCGATGGCCGAGCACCTCGCCGAGCCGGCCTGGAAGACGCTCCTCGCCCGCCTCGAAGGGGCCTCCCCGGAGTTCCGCGAGGTGTGGGCCCGGCACGAGGTCGTCAACCAGGGCGGCAAGACCAAGTACCTGCGCAACGCCCACGTCGGGCTGCTCTCCGTCGAGCACACCAACCTGTGGCTCGGCCCGTCGGCGGGCCCGCGGCTCGTCATGTACGTGCCCTGTGACGACGAGACCCGCGGCCGCCTGGAACGGCTCCAGGCACTGGCCGCAGCGGACCGCGGTCAGGCGTTGGCGTCGGCCGGCGTCTGA
- a CDS encoding MFS transporter, with translation MSEPTPRRRMLILAICCLSLLIVSLDNTVLNVALPSLQKDFHAEVSGLQWTIDAYTLVLASLLMLSGSTADRIGRRKVFQTGLVLFTIGSLLCSLAPNLTSLVVFRMVQAVGGSMLNPVAMSIITNTFTDARERARAIGVWGAVVGISMAMGPIVGGALVESVGWRSIFWLNLPVGVIALFLTWRYVPESRAPRPRRPDPVGQLLVIALLGSLTYAIIEVPSAGWDSPKILAFIAVAVASLAGLLLYEPRRAEPLIDLRFFRSAPFSGATVIAVSAFSALSGFLFLNTLYLQNARGLSALNAGLYMLPMAALTFVCAPISGRLVGNRGPRLSLLIAGVAMAASGLLFALFDAERTTSLLFTGYVLFGLGFGMVNAPITNTAVSGMPRSQAGVAAAVASTSRQIGQTLGVAVIGAVLAGGMAGVSAGAYAGHFPDAARPAWWIIAGCGLSVLFLGLATSGKWARESARRTARRLEAPVAQTPADANA, from the coding sequence ATGTCCGAGCCGACCCCCCGCCGACGGATGCTCATCCTGGCGATCTGCTGCCTGAGCCTGCTGATCGTCAGCCTCGACAACACCGTCCTCAACGTTGCCCTCCCTTCCCTGCAGAAGGACTTCCACGCCGAGGTCTCCGGCCTGCAGTGGACGATCGACGCCTACACCCTCGTCCTGGCCTCGCTCCTGATGCTGTCGGGCTCGACCGCCGACCGCATCGGCCGCCGCAAGGTCTTCCAGACGGGTCTGGTGCTGTTCACCATCGGCTCGCTGCTCTGCTCGCTCGCGCCCAACCTGACCTCCCTCGTGGTCTTCCGGATGGTGCAGGCGGTCGGCGGCTCGATGCTCAACCCCGTCGCGATGTCGATCATCACCAACACCTTCACCGACGCCCGCGAACGCGCCCGCGCCATCGGCGTCTGGGGCGCCGTCGTCGGCATCTCGATGGCCATGGGCCCGATCGTCGGCGGCGCCCTGGTCGAGTCGGTGGGCTGGCGCTCGATCTTCTGGCTCAACCTGCCGGTCGGAGTGATCGCGCTCTTCCTGACCTGGCGCTACGTCCCGGAGTCGCGCGCGCCCAGGCCGCGCCGCCCCGACCCGGTCGGCCAGCTCCTGGTCATCGCGCTGCTCGGCTCGCTGACGTACGCGATCATCGAGGTGCCGAGCGCGGGCTGGGACTCGCCGAAGATCCTCGCCTTCATCGCGGTCGCCGTCGCTTCGCTCGCCGGGCTCCTGCTGTACGAGCCGAGGCGCGCCGAGCCCCTCATCGACCTGCGGTTCTTCCGCAGTGCCCCGTTCAGCGGCGCGACCGTGATAGCGGTCTCGGCCTTCTCCGCGCTCAGTGGGTTCCTCTTCCTCAACACCCTCTATCTGCAGAACGCCCGCGGTCTGAGCGCCCTGAACGCCGGGCTGTACATGCTGCCCATGGCCGCGCTCACCTTCGTGTGCGCACCGATCTCGGGCCGTCTCGTCGGCAATCGGGGTCCGCGGCTCTCGCTTTTGATCGCGGGGGTCGCGATGGCCGCGAGCGGGCTGCTCTTCGCCCTGTTCGACGCCGAGCGGACCACATCGCTGCTGTTCACCGGGTATGTCCTGTTCGGGCTCGGCTTCGGCATGGTGAACGCGCCCATCACCAACACCGCTGTCTCCGGAATGCCCCGCTCCCAGGCGGGTGTGGCGGCGGCGGTCGCCTCCACCAGCCGCCAGATCGGCCAGACGCTGGGTGTCGCGGTGATCGGCGCGGTGCTTGCGGGCGGCATGGCGGGGGTCTCGGCCGGCGCGTACGCCGGTCATTTCCCGGATGCTGCGCGGCCCGCGTGGTGGATCATCGCGGGGTGCGGTCTGAGCGTGCTGTTTTTGGGGCTCGCGACCAGCGGGAAGTGGGCGCGCGAGTCGGCGCGCCGCACCGCGCGGCGTCTGGAGGCTCCGGTGGCTCAGACGCCGGCCGACGCCAACGCCTGA
- the dusB gene encoding tRNA dihydrouridine synthase DusB: protein MRDNEQMTTLSIGPHTVQPPVVLAPMAGITNAPFRTLCREFSGGKGLFVSEMITTRALVERNEKTMQLIHFDATETPRSIQLYGVDPVTVGKAVRMIVDENLADHIDLNFGCPVPKVTRKGGGSALPYKRPLLRAILHEAVTGAGDLPVTMKMRKGIDDDHITYLDAGRIAVEEGVTAIALHGRTAAQHYGGTADWDAIARLKDHVPEIPVLGNGDIWCAEDALRMVKETGCDGVVVGRGCLGRPWLFGDLVAAFEGTDSFARPTLRTVSEVMLRHATLLGEWIGDETRGVIDFRKHVAWYLKGFAVGSAMRKSLAVTSSLEELAAQLSELDLDQSWPDGADGPRGRTSGNNRVVLPDGWLKDPYDCSGITMEAELDTSGG, encoded by the coding sequence ATGCGCGACAATGAACAGATGACCACGCTCTCCATCGGCCCGCACACCGTGCAGCCACCCGTGGTGCTCGCACCCATGGCCGGCATCACCAACGCCCCGTTCCGCACCCTGTGCCGCGAGTTCTCCGGCGGCAAGGGCCTGTTCGTCAGCGAGATGATCACCACGCGGGCGCTGGTCGAGCGCAACGAGAAGACCATGCAGCTCATCCACTTCGACGCGACCGAGACCCCGCGCTCGATCCAGCTGTACGGAGTGGACCCGGTCACCGTCGGCAAGGCCGTCCGCATGATCGTGGACGAGAACCTCGCCGACCACATCGACCTCAACTTCGGCTGCCCCGTGCCCAAGGTGACCCGCAAGGGCGGCGGCTCGGCCCTGCCCTACAAGCGGCCGCTGCTGCGCGCGATCCTGCACGAGGCCGTCACGGGCGCGGGCGACCTGCCCGTCACCATGAAGATGCGCAAGGGCATCGACGACGACCACATCACCTATCTGGACGCCGGCCGGATCGCCGTCGAGGAGGGCGTCACCGCGATCGCCCTGCACGGCCGCACCGCCGCCCAGCACTACGGCGGCACCGCCGACTGGGACGCCATCGCCCGCCTCAAGGACCACGTCCCGGAGATCCCGGTGCTCGGCAACGGCGACATCTGGTGCGCCGAGGACGCTCTGCGCATGGTCAAGGAGACCGGCTGCGACGGCGTCGTGGTCGGCCGCGGCTGTCTGGGCCGGCCCTGGCTCTTCGGCGACCTGGTGGCCGCGTTCGAGGGCACCGACTCCTTCGCGCGCCCCACGCTGCGCACGGTCTCCGAGGTGATGCTGCGCCACGCGACGCTGCTGGGTGAGTGGATCGGCGACGAGACGCGCGGTGTGATCGACTTCCGCAAGCACGTCGCCTGGTACCTGAAGGGATTCGCGGTCGGCTCCGCGATGCGCAAGTCCCTGGCCGTCACCTCGTCCCTGGAGGAGCTGGCCGCTCAGTTGAGCGAGCTCGACCTGGACCAGTCGTGGCCGGACGGCGCGGACGGCCCGCGCGGCAGAACGTCCGGAAACAACCGGGTCGTCCTGCCGGACGGCTGGCTGAAGGACCCGTACGACTGCTCCGGCATCACGATGGAGGCCGAGCTGGACACCTCCGGAGGCTGA
- the ppdK gene encoding pyruvate, phosphate dikinase, translated as MSEDKDLQHTQKFVYDFTEGNRNLKDLLGGKGANLAEMTNLGLPVPPGFTITTEACKVYLDSGNEPAELRDEVSAHLDALQQAMGKKLGQADDPLLVSVRSGAKFSMPGMMDTVLNIGLSDASVTGLAKQSGDERFAWDSYRRLIQMFGKTVLGVDGELFEEALEDAKAAKKVTVDTDLDASDLKKLVKHFKKIVKAEAGRDFPQDPREQMDLAIRSVFESWNTDRAKLYRRQERIPGDLGTAVNICSMVFGNLGPDSGTGVAFTRDPASGHQGVYGDYLQNAQGEDVVAGIRNTVALADLEGIDKKSYDQLMQIMETLETHYKDLCDIEFTIERGQLWMLQTRVGKRTAGAAFRIATQLVDQGLIDEAEALQRVNGAQLAQLMFPRFDDGARSDLIGRGIAASPGAAVGKAVFDSYTAVKWSRSGEKVILIRRETNPDDLDGMIASEGILTSRGGKTSHAAVVARGMGKTCVCGAEELEVDTKRRRMTTQAGTVVEEGDIVSIDGSTGKVYLGEVPVVPSPVVEYFEGRMHAGADDADELVGAVHRVMAYADRVRRLRVRANADNAEDALRARRFGAQGIGLCRTEHMFLGERREMVERLILADTDDERETALSALLPLQKKDFVELFEAMDGLPVTVRLLDPPLHEFLPDITELSVRVALAESRKDANENDLRLLQAVHKLHEQNPMLGLRGVRLGLVIPGLFAMQVRAIAEAAAERKNAKGDPRPEIMIPLVGTVQELEIVREEADAVIAEVEAATGTELKLTIGTMIELPRAALTAGQIAEAAQFFSFGTNDLTQTVWGFSRDDVEASFFTAYLEKGIFGVSPFETIDKDGVGSLVRSAVQAGRATRPDLKLGVCGEHGGDPESVHFFHEVGLDYVSCSPFRIPVARLEAGRAAAVSPAADKGSDSR; from the coding sequence GTGTCGGAAGACAAAGACCTCCAGCACACCCAGAAGTTCGTCTACGACTTCACCGAGGGGAACAGGAACCTCAAGGACCTCCTCGGAGGCAAGGGCGCGAACCTCGCCGAGATGACCAATCTCGGTCTCCCGGTCCCGCCCGGGTTCACGATCACCACCGAGGCGTGCAAGGTCTACCTCGACAGCGGCAACGAGCCGGCCGAGCTGCGCGACGAGGTCAGCGCACACCTCGACGCCCTCCAGCAGGCGATGGGCAAGAAGCTCGGCCAGGCCGACGACCCGCTGCTCGTCTCCGTCCGCTCCGGCGCCAAGTTCTCCATGCCCGGCATGATGGACACCGTCCTGAACATCGGGCTCTCCGACGCGTCGGTCACCGGCCTCGCCAAGCAGTCCGGCGACGAGCGTTTCGCCTGGGACTCCTACCGCCGCCTGATCCAGATGTTCGGCAAGACCGTCCTCGGCGTCGACGGAGAGCTCTTCGAGGAGGCCCTCGAAGACGCCAAGGCCGCCAAGAAGGTCACCGTCGACACCGACCTCGACGCGAGCGACCTGAAGAAACTCGTCAAGCACTTCAAGAAGATCGTCAAGGCCGAGGCCGGACGCGACTTCCCGCAGGACCCGCGCGAGCAGATGGACCTCGCGATCCGCTCGGTCTTCGAGTCGTGGAACACCGACCGCGCCAAGCTCTACCGCCGCCAGGAACGCATCCCCGGCGACCTCGGCACCGCCGTCAACATCTGCTCCATGGTCTTCGGCAACCTCGGCCCCGACTCCGGCACCGGCGTCGCCTTCACCCGCGACCCCGCCTCCGGCCACCAGGGCGTCTACGGCGACTACCTCCAGAACGCACAGGGCGAGGACGTCGTCGCCGGCATCCGCAACACCGTGGCCCTCGCCGACCTGGAGGGCATCGACAAGAAGTCCTACGACCAGCTCATGCAGATCATGGAGACCCTGGAGACCCACTACAAGGATCTCTGCGACATCGAGTTCACCATCGAGCGCGGCCAGCTGTGGATGCTCCAGACCCGCGTCGGCAAGCGCACCGCCGGCGCCGCCTTCCGCATCGCCACCCAGCTCGTCGACCAGGGCCTCATCGACGAGGCCGAGGCGCTCCAGCGCGTCAACGGCGCCCAGCTCGCCCAGCTGATGTTCCCCCGCTTCGACGACGGCGCCAGGAGCGACCTCATCGGCCGGGGCATCGCCGCCTCGCCCGGCGCCGCCGTCGGCAAGGCCGTCTTCGACTCCTACACCGCCGTCAAGTGGTCGCGCTCCGGCGAGAAGGTCATCCTGATCCGCCGCGAGACCAACCCCGACGACCTCGACGGCATGATCGCCTCCGAGGGCATCCTCACCTCGCGCGGCGGCAAGACCTCGCACGCCGCCGTCGTCGCCCGCGGCATGGGCAAGACCTGTGTCTGCGGCGCCGAGGAGCTGGAGGTCGACACCAAGCGCCGCCGCATGACCACCCAGGCCGGCACCGTCGTCGAAGAGGGCGACATCGTCTCCATCGACGGCTCCACCGGCAAGGTCTACCTCGGCGAGGTCCCCGTCGTGCCGTCCCCGGTCGTCGAGTACTTCGAGGGCCGCATGCACGCCGGCGCCGACGACGCCGACGAACTCGTCGGAGCAGTGCACCGCGTCATGGCCTACGCCGACCGCGTACGCCGCCTGCGCGTACGCGCCAACGCCGACAACGCCGAGGACGCCCTGCGGGCCCGCCGCTTCGGCGCCCAGGGCATCGGCCTGTGCCGCACCGAGCACATGTTCCTCGGCGAGCGGCGCGAGATGGTCGAGCGGCTCATCCTCGCCGACACCGACGACGAGCGCGAGACGGCACTCAGTGCCCTGCTGCCGCTCCAGAAGAAGGACTTCGTCGAGCTGTTCGAGGCGATGGACGGACTCCCCGTCACCGTGCGCCTCCTGGACCCGCCGCTGCACGAGTTCCTGCCCGACATCACCGAACTGTCGGTGCGCGTCGCACTCGCCGAGTCCCGCAAGGACGCCAACGAGAACGACCTGCGCCTGCTCCAGGCCGTCCACAAGCTGCACGAGCAGAACCCGATGCTGGGCCTGCGCGGCGTCCGCCTGGGCCTGGTCATCCCCGGCCTGTTCGCCATGCAGGTGCGGGCGATCGCCGAAGCCGCCGCCGAGCGCAAGAACGCCAAGGGCGACCCCCGCCCCGAGATCATGATCCCGCTGGTCGGCACCGTCCAGGAACTGGAGATCGTCCGCGAGGAGGCCGACGCCGTCATCGCCGAGGTCGAAGCCGCCACCGGAACCGAACTCAAGCTGACCATCGGCACCATGATCGAGCTGCCCCGCGCCGCCCTGACCGCCGGCCAGATCGCCGAAGCCGCCCAGTTCTTCAGCTTCGGCACCAACGACCTCACCCAGACCGTCTGGGGCTTCTCCCGCGACGACGTCGAGGCCAGCTTCTTCACCGCCTACCTGGAGAAGGGCATCTTCGGAGTCTCGCCGTTCGAGACCATCGACAAGGACGGCGTCGGCTCGCTCGTGCGCTCCGCCGTCCAGGCCGGCCGCGCCACCCGCCCCGACCTCAAGCTCGGCGTCTGCGGCGAACACGGCGGCGACCCCGAGTCGGTGCACTTCTTCCACGAGGTCGGCCTGGACTACGTGTCCTGCTCGCCGTTCCGCATCCCGGTCGCCCGCCTGGAGGCCGGCCGCGCGGCCGCCGTGTCCCCCGCGGCGGACAAGGGCAGCGACTCGCGCTGA
- a CDS encoding ArsR/SmtB family transcription factor → MLRIHFTGEDLARLRMAPGPDTLWETILSFHRLRDRRGASVFGEWRQETRARLSGETRLLSAVVPCRGYFPDFLTPPRGPHSLDAGLERIRETSPERLNEELSRLPGGRPATGWAASLADGCTTQLGRLADALGAYHHAAVSPYWAHIQTRVDADRAARGRALLDGGAGELLASLPPMLRWHAPVLEADYPVDRELHLNGRGLLLQPSFFCRRTPVALQNPKLPPVLVYPVTHTQAPYESPPGPDRGTSLGRLVGHTRSSVLHAIGNGCTTSELARRAGVSLASASQHAGVLRDAGLLVTLRHGNSVLHTLTPLGTALLSGGTPYVPRPRQSSIPERSTPATM, encoded by the coding sequence GTGCTGCGCATTCATTTCACCGGCGAGGATCTGGCTCGGCTCCGTATGGCGCCGGGTCCCGACACGCTGTGGGAAACGATTCTCAGCTTTCACCGCTTAAGGGACCGGCGGGGCGCCTCCGTATTCGGCGAATGGCGACAGGAAACTCGCGCCAGGCTGAGCGGAGAAACACGATTGCTCTCCGCAGTCGTTCCATGTCGCGGATATTTCCCCGACTTCCTCACCCCGCCCCGGGGCCCGCATTCCCTCGACGCCGGACTTGAACGCATTCGCGAAACCAGCCCCGAACGCCTGAACGAAGAACTCTCCCGGCTCCCCGGCGGCCGCCCGGCCACCGGCTGGGCCGCCTCCCTCGCCGACGGCTGCACCACCCAACTCGGCCGCCTCGCCGACGCGTTGGGCGCCTACCACCACGCAGCCGTCTCCCCGTACTGGGCCCACATACAGACCCGCGTCGACGCCGACCGCGCCGCCCGCGGCCGCGCCCTGCTCGACGGCGGAGCCGGCGAACTCCTCGCCTCACTGCCGCCCATGCTGCGCTGGCACGCACCCGTCCTCGAAGCCGACTACCCGGTCGACCGCGAACTCCATCTGAACGGACGCGGGCTGCTCCTCCAGCCCTCGTTCTTCTGCCGCCGCACCCCCGTCGCACTCCAGAACCCGAAACTCCCGCCCGTCCTCGTCTACCCGGTCACCCACACCCAGGCGCCCTACGAATCCCCGCCCGGCCCCGACCGCGGCACCTCGCTCGGCCGCCTCGTCGGCCACACCCGCTCCAGCGTGCTCCACGCCATCGGCAACGGCTGCACCACCAGCGAACTCGCCCGCAGGGCCGGCGTCTCCCTCGCCTCCGCGAGCCAGCACGCCGGAGTCCTGCGCGACGCCGGCCTCCTCGTCACCCTGCGGCACGGCAACTCCGTCCTGCACACCCTCACCCCGCTCGGCACCGCCCTGCTGAGCGGCGGCACCCCCTACGTGCCAAGGCCCCGTCAGTCGTCGATCCCCGAACGCTCCACGCCCGCCACGATGTAA
- a CDS encoding carbohydrate ABC transporter permease — MLALLFLVPFYLLVRNGLASEADITSPGWTFFPSTVHWSNVREVFGDPAVPMARSLLNSALIAVATTVGTVVLASLAGYGLARIPYRFANQVFYAVIGTLMVPAAVTFVPSFVLVSSLGWVSSLRGLIVPTLFSGFACFVFRQFFTGFPRELEDAARVDGLGYWRTYWRIVVPNARPVFAAVATIVFIGAWNSFLWPLVIGQDREAWTVQVALSTFTTAQVVRLHELFVAAAVSIVPLVLVFLLLQRYIVAGVERSGIDD; from the coding sequence GTGCTGGCGCTGCTGTTCCTGGTTCCGTTCTATCTGCTGGTGCGCAACGGTCTGGCTTCCGAGGCGGACATCACGTCGCCGGGGTGGACGTTCTTCCCGTCCACGGTGCACTGGTCGAACGTGCGGGAGGTGTTCGGGGATCCGGCGGTCCCGATGGCGCGGTCGTTGCTCAACTCGGCGTTGATCGCGGTGGCGACGACGGTGGGGACCGTGGTGTTGGCCTCGCTCGCCGGGTACGGGCTCGCGCGGATCCCGTACCGGTTCGCCAACCAGGTCTTCTATGCGGTGATCGGGACGCTGATGGTTCCGGCGGCGGTCACGTTCGTACCAAGTTTTGTTCTTGTGTCGTCGCTCGGCTGGGTGTCGAGCTTGCGTGGTCTGATCGTTCCGACCCTGTTCTCGGGGTTCGCGTGCTTCGTCTTCCGCCAATTCTTCACGGGATTTCCACGTGAGCTGGAGGATGCGGCGCGGGTCGACGGTCTTGGGTATTGGCGGACGTACTGGCGGATCGTGGTGCCCAATGCGCGTCCGGTGTTCGCGGCCGTCGCCACCATTGTGTTCATCGGTGCCTGGAATTCTTTTCTGTGGCCGCTGGTGATCGGGCAGGACCGTGAGGCGTGGACGGTCCAGGTGGCTCTGTCGACGTTCACGACGGCTCAAGTGGTGCGTCTGCATGAGCTGTTCGTGGCGGCGGCCGTCTCCATCGTTCCGCTGGTCCTGGTCTTCCTGCTGTTGCAGCGTTACATCGTGGCGGGCGTGGAGCGTTCGGGGATCGACGACTGA
- a CDS encoding carbohydrate ABC transporter permease, with protein sequence MRRPASNTLWFWIFVGPFAAGLALFTYVPLLWSVYLSFFDAHNTVSPTDFVGLDNYTAMLRDGAFTSSLGTFAVFSLFIVPATYVLALALALMVNRTRRFQAFFRSVFFLPAACSYVVAALIWKLSIFNGVRFGLANTVLGWFGVDQTAWLSTTHPPWYWLVIVTVRLWLQAGFYMILFLAGLQRISPRLYEAAAVDGARPGWQVFRHITFPQLRTTSVAVVLLLVINAFQAFDEFYNLLSDARGYPPYARPPLVYLYYTALGQGQNLGMGSAGAVILALIIAVVTVFQARWFGLGRKEAEA encoded by the coding sequence GTGCGACGCCCTGCGAGCAACACGCTCTGGTTCTGGATCTTCGTCGGGCCGTTCGCGGCCGGGCTCGCTCTCTTCACGTACGTCCCGCTCCTGTGGAGTGTCTACCTGAGCTTCTTCGACGCCCACAACACGGTCTCGCCCACCGACTTCGTGGGCTTGGACAATTACACGGCGATGCTGCGGGACGGCGCGTTCACGTCCAGTCTGGGCACGTTCGCGGTGTTCTCGCTGTTCATCGTGCCCGCGACGTACGTTCTGGCGCTGGCCCTCGCGCTCATGGTGAACCGGACCCGGCGCTTCCAGGCGTTCTTCCGTTCGGTGTTCTTCCTGCCCGCCGCCTGTTCGTATGTGGTCGCGGCTCTGATCTGGAAGCTGTCGATCTTCAACGGGGTGCGGTTCGGTCTGGCGAACACGGTGCTCGGCTGGTTCGGTGTCGATCAGACGGCGTGGCTGTCGACGACGCATCCGCCCTGGTACTGGCTGGTCATCGTGACGGTGCGGCTGTGGCTTCAGGCCGGGTTCTACATGATTCTCTTCCTGGCGGGGCTCCAGCGGATCAGTCCCCGGTTGTACGAGGCGGCCGCGGTCGACGGGGCGCGGCCTGGCTGGCAGGTGTTCCGGCACATCACTTTTCCGCAGCTGCGTACGACCTCGGTCGCGGTGGTGCTGTTGTTGGTGATCAACGCGTTTCAGGCGTTCGACGAGTTCTACAACCTGTTGTCGGATGCGCGGGGTTATCCGCCGTATGCGCGGCCGCCGTTGGTGTATCTCTACTACACGGCGCTGGGTCAGGGGCAGAACCTGGGGATGGGCAGTGCGGGTGCGGTGATCCTGGCTCTGATCATCGCGGTGGTGACGGTGTTCCAGGCGCGTTGGTTCGGTCTGGGCAGGAAGGAGGCCGAGGCGTGA